A genome region from Sphingorhabdus sp. SMR4y includes the following:
- a CDS encoding DUF1801 domain-containing protein has translation MTEDIPEPVRAAWKGLPEPLTVRLVQLRRLILDVASENPAIGPLEETLKWGEAAFLTSATGSGTTVRINRHKKSEAIYGLYVHCQTDLIARYRQLYDQELTFDGNRAVLFDCRNALPVDAARHCIAMALTYHLRRQS, from the coding sequence ATGACAGAGGACATTCCCGAACCCGTGCGCGCCGCCTGGAAAGGGCTTCCGGAACCGCTGACCGTGAGACTCGTGCAGCTTCGGCGACTGATTCTGGATGTCGCGAGCGAGAATCCGGCGATCGGTCCTCTGGAGGAAACGCTCAAATGGGGAGAAGCGGCGTTTCTGACGTCGGCCACCGGGTCCGGCACGACGGTGCGGATCAACCGGCACAAAAAATCTGAAGCGATCTATGGATTATATGTGCATTGCCAGACCGATCTGATCGCCCGCTACAGACAGCTCTATGATCAAGAGCTGACCTTTGACGGCAATCGCGCAGTGCTGTTTGACTGCCGCAACGCACTGCCCGTCGATGCGGCCAGGCATTGTATCGCCATGGCTTTGACCTATCATCTGCGCAGGCAATCCTAG
- a CDS encoding histone deacetylase: MLHIVHHPDYVAPRPASGSFVFDKYQLVMEAIRAHASLHQAHRPPLMERRWIEAVHDPDYVEQVLTATVPREIERRIGFPVSADIASRVQYTSGGTWLAAQLALQHGYAANSAGGSHHALADTGAGYCVFNDLAITANRLLAEGDARRILIVDLDVHQGDGTAVLLAGREDIFTLSIHSERNFPTRKARSSCDIALPDAVEDDAYLAILDGALADILKRFQPDMLLYQAGVDSHVDDRLGRLALTDSGLERRDRMVIRSARDLGIPVASALGGGYGRDHRAVALRHARSMIIMADEAKRGGVIR; the protein is encoded by the coding sequence ATGCTCCATATCGTCCACCATCCCGATTATGTCGCGCCGCGCCCGGCCAGCGGCAGCTTCGTCTTTGACAAATATCAGCTGGTGATGGAGGCGATCCGCGCCCATGCGTCCTTGCATCAGGCCCATCGGCCCCCGCTGATGGAGCGCCGCTGGATCGAGGCGGTTCATGATCCCGACTATGTCGAACAGGTGCTGACCGCCACTGTTCCACGTGAAATAGAGCGACGGATCGGCTTTCCGGTGTCTGCGGATATTGCCAGCCGCGTGCAATATACATCGGGTGGTACCTGGCTGGCGGCGCAGCTTGCCTTGCAGCATGGCTATGCAGCGAACAGCGCCGGTGGCAGCCATCATGCGCTGGCCGACACGGGGGCGGGCTATTGCGTGTTCAACGACCTGGCGATCACCGCCAACCGGCTGCTGGCGGAAGGCGATGCGCGCCGGATATTGATTGTCGATCTCGATGTGCATCAGGGCGACGGCACCGCGGTGCTGCTGGCCGGGCGCGAGGATATCTTCACCCTGTCGATCCACAGCGAACGCAATTTCCCGACCAGAAAGGCGCGTTCCAGTTGCGATATTGCGCTGCCCGATGCGGTGGAGGATGATGCCTATCTCGCGATACTGGACGGAGCTTTGGCGGACATTCTGAAGCGCTTTCAACCGGATATGCTGCTCTATCAGGCCGGTGTCGATTCGCATGTTGATGACCGGCTGGGCCGGCTGGCGCTTACCGACAGCGGTCTGGAGCGGCGCGACCGGATGGTCATCCGCAGCGCGCGCGATCTCGGGATCCCGGTCGCCAGCGCACTGGGCGGCGGCTATGGCCGTGACCATCGCGCGGTGGCGCTGCGCCACGCGCGTTCGATGATCATCATGGCGGACGAAGCGAAACGCGGCGGGGTTATTCGCTAG
- a CDS encoding AI-2E family transporter — MDNRTASNNRVEWGFMITLLVIISLAFAVLIEPFFGAVVWGVVVAVLFRPVYERLLDYLPGRANLVAAVTLILILLLVIVPTILLGMALAQEAATIYVRIQEGEIDFGAVFAAFENSLPQWVQNQLAAYGYGDFASIRAEIEQSITAILEFLVTQLLSVGQGAFQFMLGLGVMLYLTFFLLRDGRALSDRIEQMVPLGEEKRRILMDKFLVVIRATIKGSLIIAIIQGSLGGLVFWALDIRGALLWAVLMGIFSLIPAIGTGFVWVPVALYLFITGDIWQAVVLVLCGVFVISMVDNLVRPTLVGRDTRMPDYVVLISTLGGLQLFGINGIVIGPLVAALFIAIWSIFSDMQAGPAEPEKASE; from the coding sequence ATGGACAACCGGACAGCATCGAACAACCGCGTCGAATGGGGTTTCATGATCACGCTGCTGGTCATCATTTCGCTGGCCTTCGCGGTGCTGATCGAGCCGTTTTTCGGCGCCGTCGTCTGGGGCGTCGTCGTCGCTGTCCTGTTTCGGCCGGTCTACGAACGGCTGCTCGACTATCTGCCGGGCCGGGCCAATCTGGTCGCGGCGGTCACGCTGATTCTGATTCTGCTTCTGGTCATTGTTCCGACGATCCTGCTCGGCATGGCCCTCGCGCAGGAGGCCGCGACCATTTATGTCCGGATCCAGGAAGGGGAAATCGATTTTGGCGCCGTCTTTGCAGCTTTTGAAAATTCCCTGCCGCAATGGGTGCAGAATCAGCTCGCCGCTTATGGCTATGGCGATTTTGCCAGCATCAGGGCCGAAATCGAACAGTCGATTACCGCCATTCTCGAATTTCTGGTGACCCAGTTGCTCAGCGTTGGCCAGGGCGCGTTCCAGTTCATGCTTGGCCTTGGTGTCATGCTCTATCTGACCTTTTTTCTGTTGCGGGACGGCCGTGCGCTGAGCGACCGGATCGAACAGATGGTACCGCTCGGCGAGGAAAAGCGGCGCATTCTGATGGATAAATTTCTGGTGGTGATCCGTGCGACGATCAAGGGCAGCCTGATTATCGCGATCATCCAGGGCAGTCTCGGCGGCCTTGTCTTCTGGGCGCTCGATATCCGCGGCGCCCTGCTATGGGCGGTGCTGATGGGGATATTCTCGCTGATCCCGGCGATCGGTACCGGCTTCGTCTGGGTACCAGTGGCCCTCTATCTGTTCATCACCGGAGATATATGGCAGGCCGTGGTGCTGGTTCTCTGTGGCGTCTTCGTGATCAGCATGGTCGATAATCTCGTCCGGCCCACGCTGGTCGGCCGGGACACGCGGATGCCCGACTATGTCGTGCTGATCTCGACGCTCGGCGGACTGCAGCTGTTCGGGATCAACGGCATCGTCATCGGCCCGCTGGTGGCGGCGCTGTTCATCGCCATCTGGAGCATTTTTTCCGATATGCAGGCGGGACCGGCGGAGCCGGAAAAAGCTAGCGAATAA
- a CDS encoding ligase-associated DNA damage response DEXH box helicase: MADDNIPSILSDWFAARGWQVRPHQLAMLETARVGRHALLTAPTGAGKTLAGFLPTLVELVEQADRKPVRAEPVEAPGQTQSTLRQAQGERKDLHTLYISPLKALAVDVQRNLLTPIAEMGLPITVETRSGDTPAARKARQRVKPPQILLTTPESLNLLLSQPESFALFANLRRVVIDEVHAFASGKRGDLLALSLARLQKIAPEMQRVALSATVAEPDDFRAWLAPYGDIDSVTHVRGADGAPADLSIMLPETPEGDPVRVPWSGHAGSYAIPQVMEQIRRNRMTLIFCNTRFLAEFTFQQLWDINDETLPIGVHHGSLSKEARRKVENAMASGKMRALVCTASLDLGVDWGDIDCVIQMGAPKGSSRLLQRIGRANHRLDVSSKALLVPGNRFEYLEAQAALDAVNEGRRDGEPFRAGGLDVLAQHVMSCACAGPFQEDDLLDEVQSALPYSALSREQFERVLNFTRDGGYALKAYDRFKRLRRDARGVWSLTHPKFAAQHRLNAGIIVDAAMMNVRFKNGRNLGKVEEGFAAMLSVGDTFFFAGLSLELIKMDASDVIVRAAKKAAMIPSYGGARLPLTTHLSDRVRAFLTDRAGWSRFPDDVREWLEMQDHRSVMPEPGQLLVETFPHKKLHYMVAYSFEGWNAHQSLGMLLTRRMEDRGLKPIGFVANDYALACYSIEPVTDPRPLFSADILEEEFFDWVEGSHLLKRAFREVAVISGLVERQHPGKRKTGKQVTFSTDLIFDVLRKYEPDHLLMQAAWADARARMTDVGRLGDLLDRAADSLIHVELERVSPLAVPVLVMIGREHVAQGATDDALLIEAESLINEAMTID, translated from the coding sequence ATGGCCGATGACAATATTCCGTCTATCCTGAGCGACTGGTTCGCCGCGCGCGGCTGGCAGGTGCGGCCGCACCAGCTGGCGATGCTGGAGACAGCCCGGGTCGGGCGTCACGCCCTGCTGACCGCACCGACCGGGGCGGGCAAGACGCTGGCGGGCTTTTTGCCGACACTGGTAGAGCTTGTGGAACAGGCGGACAGGAAACCCGTTCGTGCTGAGCCTGTCGAAGCACCCGGCCAGACGCAATCGACCCTTCGACAGGCTCAGGGCGAACGGAAAGACCTCCACACGCTCTATATCTCGCCGCTCAAGGCGCTCGCGGTCGATGTGCAGCGCAACCTGCTGACGCCGATCGCGGAAATGGGCCTGCCGATCACGGTCGAGACGCGCAGCGGCGATACGCCGGCGGCGCGCAAGGCACGGCAGCGGGTCAAGCCACCGCAGATTTTGCTGACCACGCCGGAATCGCTCAACCTGCTGCTCAGCCAGCCGGAAAGCTTTGCCCTGTTTGCGAATCTCAGGCGTGTGGTGATCGACGAAGTGCACGCCTTTGCCAGCGGCAAGCGCGGCGACCTGCTGGCCCTGTCGCTGGCGCGGCTGCAGAAAATTGCCCCGGAAATGCAGCGTGTTGCCCTGTCGGCGACGGTGGCCGAGCCGGATGATTTCCGCGCCTGGCTGGCGCCATATGGCGATATCGACAGCGTCACCCATGTGCGGGGCGCGGACGGCGCGCCGGCCGATCTGTCGATCATGCTGCCCGAGACGCCGGAGGGCGATCCGGTGCGCGTGCCCTGGTCCGGCCATGCCGGAAGCTATGCGATCCCGCAGGTGATGGAGCAGATTCGCAGGAACCGGATGACCCTGATCTTCTGCAACACCCGGTTTCTCGCCGAGTTCACCTTCCAGCAGCTGTGGGACATCAATGACGAGACGCTGCCCATCGGCGTCCATCACGGCAGCCTGTCGAAGGAAGCCCGGCGCAAGGTCGAGAACGCCATGGCGTCAGGCAAGATGCGGGCGCTGGTTTGCACCGCCTCGCTCGATCTCGGGGTCGACTGGGGCGATATCGACTGCGTCATCCAGATGGGCGCGCCCAAGGGCTCGTCGCGGCTGCTGCAGCGGATCGGTCGCGCCAACCACCGACTGGACGTATCGTCGAAAGCGCTGCTCGTGCCCGGCAACCGCTTTGAATATCTCGAGGCGCAGGCGGCGCTGGATGCGGTCAATGAAGGCCGCCGTGATGGCGAGCCGTTCCGCGCCGGCGGCCTCGACGTGCTCGCCCAGCATGTGATGAGTTGCGCCTGCGCCGGGCCGTTCCAGGAGGACGATCTGCTCGACGAGGTGCAAAGCGCCCTGCCCTATAGCGCCCTGTCGAGGGAACAGTTCGAGCGGGTGCTGAATTTCACCCGCGACGGCGGCTATGCGCTGAAAGCCTATGACCGGTTCAAGCGGCTGCGCCGGGATGCCAGGGGCGTGTGGAGCCTGACCCATCCGAAATTCGCCGCCCAGCACCGGCTGAACGCGGGGATCATCGTCGACGCGGCGATGATGAATGTGCGGTTCAAGAACGGCCGCAATCTCGGCAAGGTCGAGGAAGGCTTTGCCGCCATGCTGTCGGTCGGCGACACGTTTTTCTTCGCCGGCCTGAGTCTCGAGCTGATCAAGATGGATGCCAGCGACGTGATTGTCCGCGCGGCCAAGAAAGCGGCGATGATCCCGAGCTATGGCGGCGCGCGGCTGCCGCTGACCACCCATTTGTCGGACCGGGTGCGCGCTTTCCTGACCGACCGGGCCGGCTGGTCGCGTTTTCCCGACGATGTCCGCGAATGGCTGGAAATGCAGGACCATCGCTCGGTCATGCCCGAACCGGGGCAATTGCTGGTCGAGACCTTTCCGCACAAGAAGCTGCATTATATGGTCGCCTACAGTTTCGAAGGCTGGAACGCGCACCAGTCGCTCGGCATGCTGCTAACCCGGCGGATGGAGGATCGCGGACTCAAGCCGATCGGCTTTGTCGCCAATGATTATGCGCTGGCCTGCTACAGCATCGAGCCGGTCACCGATCCCCGCCCGCTGTTCAGCGCCGACATCCTGGAGGAGGAATTTTTCGACTGGGTCGAGGGGTCGCATCTGCTCAAGCGCGCCTTCCGCGAGGTGGCGGTGATCAGCGGGCTGGTCGAGCGTCAGCATCCCGGCAAGCGCAAGACCGGCAAGCAGGTCACCTTCTCGACCGACCTGATTTTCGACGTGTTGCGCAAATATGAGCCGGATCATCTGCTGATGCAGGCGGCCTGGGCGGATGCAAGAGCACGGATGACCGATGTCGGACGGCTGGGCGACCTGCTCGACCGGGCGGCGGACTCGCTAATCCATGTCGAACTGGAGCGGGTCAGCCCGCTGGCAGTGCCGGTGCTGGTGATGATCGGGCGCGAACATGTGGCGCAGGGCGCGACCGATGACGCGCTGCTGATCGAGGCGGAATCGCTGATCAACGAGGCGATGACAATCGACTGA
- a CDS encoding retroviral-like aspartic protease family protein, with amino-acid sequence MACPTMLLPVCASLLAAQPVVPLAVEPETEARIADRLPDEFLQSDPEQIAIARDRLDRMTVAVRIADTGPYQFIIDTASQRTILSKEIAGALALDVEDQVRIIALAGTTIVETVYVPSLTLGKRSYDSLVSPTFRAANIGADGVLGLDSLQGQRILFDFLGKNISVEDTKQKLKSRSLREIVVTARRRSGQLIFANATIAGIRTSVIIDTGGELSIGNKALQRRLRIQSSALVKTSLVDVTGRSIEADYGIAEELLIGRARFGIIPIAFADIAPFKALKLEKKPALFLGMDALRQLDRVAIDFANRKIYFLLPEDA; translated from the coding sequence ATGGCTTGTCCGACGATGCTATTGCCCGTCTGTGCGTCGCTTCTTGCGGCCCAGCCCGTTGTGCCTCTGGCGGTCGAACCGGAAACCGAAGCCCGTATCGCCGACCGCCTGCCGGACGAATTTCTCCAGTCCGACCCGGAACAGATTGCGATCGCCAGGGACCGGCTCGACCGAATGACGGTTGCGGTGCGCATCGCTGACACCGGCCCCTATCAATTCATCATCGATACGGCCTCGCAGCGCACCATATTGTCGAAGGAAATCGCCGGTGCGCTGGCCCTCGATGTGGAAGATCAGGTCCGGATAATCGCGCTGGCCGGAACCACCATTGTCGAGACCGTCTATGTCCCCAGCCTGACGCTGGGGAAACGCAGCTATGACAGCCTGGTTTCACCGACATTCCGGGCGGCCAACATTGGCGCCGATGGCGTTCTCGGCCTCGACAGTCTGCAGGGGCAGCGCATTCTGTTCGACTTTCTGGGCAAGAATATCTCGGTCGAGGATACGAAGCAGAAGCTGAAAAGCCGCTCCCTCCGCGAGATCGTGGTGACCGCGCGGCGGCGGTCCGGCCAGTTGATTTTCGCCAATGCCACTATCGCCGGAATCAGAACCAGCGTGATTATCGACACCGGCGGCGAGCTTTCGATCGGCAACAAGGCACTGCAACGGCGGTTGCGCATCCAGTCTTCCGCGCTTGTCAAAACCAGTCTGGTCGATGTCACCGGCCGCTCGATCGAAGCCGATTACGGCATCGCCGAGGAATTGCTGATCGGGCGCGCGCGTTTTGGCATCATCCCTATCGCCTTTGCCGATATTGCCCCGTTCAAGGCGTTGAAGCTGGAAAAGAAACCGGCACTGTTTCTTGGTATGGACGCGCTGCGCCAACTTGATCGGGTGGCGATCGATTTCGCCAATCGGAAAATCTATTTTCTGCTGCCGGAAGATGCCTGA
- a CDS encoding retroviral-like aspartic protease family protein, producing the protein MSALFTSMTPAILAYALTLAYPLPLGQSVKPGSLTSPEGEIVDIDQDRAKRMTVPVSIEGKGPFSFVIDTGAERSVISRRIADSLALEGEKPAELMSIAGTTTVDMVYVPRLTMGRKNYDGLISPVLAAQHIGADGILGLDGLQDQRILFDFVTDQIIVEDAEEARGRARSREIVVTAKRRSGQLIFTDAKIAGIEVNVIVDTGAQMSIGNLALRQRLQRRASELDDADLLISVTGATLGAEFGMVRDFRIGRARFPRLTVAFADSPPFERFGLTDKPTVLIGMDVLRKFDQVAIDFPRRKIHFLTPKNTKEFVDKPLNSKIHF; encoded by the coding sequence ATGTCAGCCCTTTTTACCAGCATGACACCCGCGATTCTGGCCTATGCACTGACGCTGGCCTATCCCCTTCCTCTCGGCCAGTCGGTGAAGCCCGGCAGCCTGACCAGTCCCGAAGGCGAGATCGTCGATATCGATCAGGATCGGGCCAAGAGAATGACCGTTCCGGTCAGTATCGAGGGCAAGGGACCGTTTTCCTTCGTCATCGATACCGGCGCCGAACGAAGCGTGATCTCCCGGAGAATCGCCGACAGCCTGGCGCTCGAAGGGGAAAAACCGGCCGAGCTGATGAGCATCGCCGGCACGACCACGGTCGATATGGTCTATGTGCCCCGCCTGACCATGGGCCGCAAAAATTATGATGGTCTGATTTCACCGGTCCTGGCGGCCCAGCATATCGGGGCCGATGGCATTTTGGGGCTGGACGGCTTGCAGGACCAGCGGATTTTGTTCGATTTCGTCACTGATCAGATCATTGTCGAAGACGCGGAGGAAGCGCGCGGCCGCGCAAGATCCCGGGAAATCGTGGTGACCGCCAAGCGGCGGTCCGGCCAGCTGATTTTCACCGACGCGAAGATCGCCGGAATAGAGGTCAACGTGATCGTCGATACCGGAGCGCAGATGTCGATCGGCAATCTGGCTTTGCGCCAGAGACTGCAGCGGCGCGCCAGCGAACTGGACGATGCCGACCTGCTGATATCCGTCACCGGCGCGACCCTGGGTGCGGAATTTGGCATGGTTCGCGATTTTCGTATCGGCCGCGCCCGGTTCCCGCGCCTGACTGTTGCCTTCGCGGATTCCCCGCCCTTCGAACGCTTTGGTCTCACTGACAAGCCGACCGTGCTGATCGGAATGGACGTATTGCGGAAATTTGATCAGGTCGCGATCGACTTTCCCAGACGGAAAATCCACTTCCTGACCCCCAAGAACACCAAGGAGTTTGTCGACAAGCCGCTGAACAGCAAAATCCATTTCTGA
- a CDS encoding DUF3187 family protein: protein MRIFLTVPIFLAAASPALAQNSDLQDASVRENDSAGDDSRFYLLADVDHVEGDVGEGLEYKTTFATTGVAMSKGRFSASASLPYIVSTAPQEVIVNQGGLFGTPLLGSTGSQTGQVKREGIGDLSLNAAYQLPVSGVNATVGASVKLPTASQEKGLGTGQVDYGVSGQLSKKMGAVVPFVGAGYTIVGEPDEFETRNRLSGTAGSHVLLGESSALTASYSYEQSATTGIGDSQSLNMGFGTNLTRSVRIGVDGAVGLSDAAPDTRVGLKLRVGI, encoded by the coding sequence ATGCGTATTTTTCTCACCGTGCCGATTTTTCTCGCCGCCGCCAGCCCTGCTCTGGCGCAGAATTCCGATCTTCAGGACGCCAGCGTTCGGGAGAATGACAGCGCCGGAGACGACAGCCGTTTCTATCTGCTCGCTGACGTGGATCATGTCGAGGGCGATGTCGGCGAGGGGCTGGAATACAAGACCACATTTGCCACCACCGGCGTGGCGATGAGCAAGGGCCGGTTCAGTGCTTCGGCATCGCTTCCCTATATTGTGTCGACCGCCCCGCAGGAAGTGATCGTCAATCAGGGCGGGCTGTTCGGCACGCCGCTGCTGGGGTCGACCGGATCGCAGACCGGACAGGTAAAGCGCGAGGGAATCGGTGATCTGTCGCTCAATGCCGCTTATCAACTGCCAGTTTCCGGCGTCAACGCCACTGTCGGCGCTTCTGTCAAACTGCCCACCGCATCACAAGAGAAGGGGCTGGGAACCGGTCAGGTCGATTACGGAGTCTCCGGTCAGCTCTCAAAGAAAATGGGTGCGGTCGTGCCATTTGTCGGTGCCGGCTATACGATCGTCGGCGAGCCGGATGAATTCGAAACCCGCAACCGGCTATCGGGCACGGCGGGGAGTCATGTTCTGCTCGGCGAGAGCAGCGCCCTCACCGCTTCCTATAGCTACGAACAATCCGCCACGACCGGCATCGGCGACAGCCAGAGCCTCAACATGGGCTTCGGCACCAATCTGACCCGCTCGGTCCGGATCGGCGTCGATGGTGCCGTGGGCCTGTCGGACGCCGCGCCGGACACGAGGGTCGGACTGAAATTGCGCGTCGGGATCTGA
- a CDS encoding glutathione S-transferase, with protein sequence MTDLPVLYSFRRCPYAMRARMALLVSDTPVRLREVVLRDKPEEMITASPKGTVPVLVLPDGQVIDESLAIMRWALDRNDPQGWRQGSATESELIAEADGPFKHALDRYKYPTRYENVDPLQHRAAGLTFLDKLDSLIQPSGQLMDAKPTLADHAIFPFVRQFANNDRDWFDALPLSALQNWLADHLASPLFATTMQKYPQWKNGDEEPVFALDVAV encoded by the coding sequence ATGACGGACTTGCCGGTCCTCTACAGCTTTCGCCGCTGCCCCTATGCGATGCGCGCGCGCATGGCATTGCTGGTCAGCGACACGCCGGTGCGCCTGCGCGAGGTGGTGCTGCGTGACAAGCCGGAAGAAATGATCACCGCCTCGCCCAAGGGCACGGTACCGGTACTGGTGCTGCCCGACGGACAGGTCATCGACGAAAGCCTGGCAATCATGCGCTGGGCGCTGGACCGCAACGACCCGCAAGGCTGGCGGCAGGGAAGCGCGACCGAATCCGAACTGATCGCCGAGGCCGATGGTCCGTTCAAACACGCGCTCGACCGCTATAAATATCCGACCCGCTATGAGAATGTCGACCCGCTGCAGCATCGCGCTGCCGGACTGACCTTTCTCGATAAGCTGGACAGTCTGATTCAACCGTCAGGGCAGCTGATGGACGCAAAGCCGACGCTGGCCGACCACGCGATCTTCCCGTTCGTCCGCCAGTTCGCCAATAATGACCGCGACTGGTTCGACGCTCTGCCCCTGTCCGCCCTGCAGAATTGGCTGGCCGACCATCTCGCCTCGCCGCTGTTTGCCACCACGATGCAAAAATATCCGCAGTGGAAAAACGGGGATGAGGAACCGGTTTTTGCTCTGGACGTGGCGGTGTAG
- a CDS encoding rhodanese-related sulfurtransferase, translating into MTESQTPVKVAALYHFAVVDDPAVLRLQVLPLCEQHGLKGTILLAHEGINGTIAGAPDAIDAVIEGLRELPRFADLEVKYSEASTMPFLRMKVRLKKEIVSMGVEGVDAATEKGAYVDPADWNDLIADPDTIVIDTRNAYEVAIGSFDGAINPNTESFRDFPAWFDDFSEKLRQDSEKAPKIAMFCTGGIRCEKATAYVKAQGFEDVQHLKGGILKYLEHVPESESRWQGDCFLFDQRVAVGHGLREADYGQCYACRMPLNATDRASPDYIPGEACPHCIDQRSDEQRARYRERQRQVEKAAAEGRQHLGTE; encoded by the coding sequence ATGACCGAATCTCAAACTCCTGTAAAAGTCGCCGCGCTCTATCATTTTGCCGTGGTCGACGATCCTGCAGTCCTTCGCCTGCAGGTGCTGCCGCTGTGCGAGCAGCACGGCCTCAAGGGCACGATTCTGCTGGCGCATGAAGGCATCAACGGCACGATTGCCGGCGCGCCCGACGCGATTGACGCGGTGATCGAAGGCCTGCGCGAGCTGCCCCGCTTTGCCGATCTCGAGGTCAAATATTCCGAAGCCAGCACGATGCCCTTCCTGCGGATGAAGGTCCGGCTGAAGAAGGAAATCGTCTCGATGGGCGTCGAGGGCGTCGATGCCGCGACCGAGAAAGGTGCCTATGTCGACCCGGCCGACTGGAACGATCTGATCGCCGATCCGGACACGATCGTGATCGATACGCGCAATGCCTATGAAGTGGCGATCGGCAGTTTTGACGGCGCGATCAACCCGAACACCGAAAGCTTCCGCGATTTTCCGGCCTGGTTCGACGATTTTTCCGAGAAGCTGCGACAGGATTCAGAAAAAGCACCGAAGATCGCCATGTTCTGCACCGGCGGCATCCGCTGCGAAAAGGCGACCGCCTATGTCAAGGCGCAAGGGTTCGAAGATGTCCAGCATCTCAAGGGCGGCATATTGAAATATCTCGAACATGTGCCCGAATCCGAAAGCCGCTGGCAGGGCGACTGTTTCCTGTTCGACCAGCGAGTCGCCGTCGGCCACGGCTTGCGCGAAGCCGATTATGGCCAATGCTATGCCTGCCGGATGCCGCTGAACGCTACCGATCGCGCCTCGCCCGACTATATTCCGGGTGAAGCCTGCCCGCATTGCATCGACCAGCGGAGCGACGAACAGCGTGCCCGCTATCGTGAACGCCAGCGTCAGGTTGAAAAAGCCGCGGCCGAGGGTCGCCAGCATCTCGGCACCGAATGA
- the pdeM gene encoding ligase-associated DNA damage response endonuclease PdeM: MVPLLFAQHRFAIVAPAALYWPAQNALLVADLHLEKASFFARQGQMLPPYDSQATLAELADLVRNTGATRVFCLGDNYHDGEGEARLEAEAARRLSAMTATLEWIWITGNHDRDVAGLWGGKVVDEWTGAGLALRHQATADSALPEISGHYHPKIRIATRGRHLSRRCFVRGRQHLIMPAFGALTGGMAAQDPVIEACVGGPAEAIIGLKEKPVCFPLPFRDSPIEAVDDSQFALPLATTGR; this comes from the coding sequence ATGGTTCCCCTTCTGTTCGCCCAGCATCGCTTTGCCATCGTCGCTCCGGCGGCGCTTTACTGGCCAGCGCAAAACGCGCTGCTGGTGGCCGATCTGCATCTGGAAAAAGCAAGTTTCTTTGCCCGGCAGGGACAGATGCTGCCGCCCTATGACAGCCAGGCAACGCTGGCTGAACTGGCCGATCTGGTCCGCAACACCGGCGCGACGCGGGTCTTCTGCCTCGGCGACAATTATCATGATGGCGAGGGCGAGGCACGGCTGGAAGCAGAAGCGGCCCGGCGACTCAGCGCCATGACCGCAACGCTGGAGTGGATCTGGATCACCGGCAATCATGACCGCGATGTGGCCGGCCTTTGGGGTGGCAAGGTGGTCGACGAATGGACCGGTGCCGGGCTGGCGCTGCGCCATCAGGCCACTGCCGATAGCGCGCTGCCGGAAATATCCGGCCATTATCATCCGAAAATCCGCATCGCGACGCGCGGCCGCCATCTGTCGCGGCGCTGCTTTGTCAGGGGGCGCCAGCATCTGATCATGCCCGCTTTCGGCGCGCTGACCGGCGGCATGGCGGCGCAGGACCCGGTGATCGAGGCCTGCGTCGGGGGTCCGGCGGAAGCGATCATCGGGCTGAAGGAAAAGCCGGTCTGTTTCCCCCTGCCGTTCCGCGATAGCCCGATAGAAGCGGTCGATGACAGCCAGTTTGCATTGCCTCTGGCCACCACGGGTCGCTGA